The Candidatus Omnitrophota bacterium genome has a window encoding:
- the rpsG gene encoding 30S ribosomal protein S7, whose product MRRRRAEKRTVLPDPKYKNVTVTRFINTIMTQGKKSKAEGIVYGAFEILAQKTGKPAAEVFQKAIDNARPLLEIKPRRIGGATYQVPIDVKPDRGVSIAMRWIRNFARTKKGKPMEIKLADELLEAYNNQGSAIKKREDTHKMAEANKAFAHYRW is encoded by the coding sequence ATGAGAAGACGAAGGGCGGAAAAAAGAACAGTTCTCCCGGATCCTAAATATAAGAACGTAACGGTTACAAGGTTCATAAATACTATCATGACCCAGGGCAAGAAATCCAAGGCCGAGGGGATAGTTTATGGGGCATTCGAAATACTTGCACAGAAGACGGGTAAGCCGGCTGCGGAAGTTTTCCAGAAGGCGATCGATAACGCGAGGCCGCTTCTGGAGATAAAGCCCAGAAGGATCGGCGGAGCCACATATCAGGTTCCTATAGACGTGAAGCCTGATCGGGGGGTCTCTATAGCGATGAGATGGATACGCAATTTCGCGCGGACCAAGAAGGGCAAACCGATGGAGATAAAGCTTGCGGACGAATTATTGGAAGCGTACAACAACCAGGGTTCCGCTATAAAGAAGAGAGAAGATACGCATAAGATGGCTGAAGCGAATAAAGCATTCGCTCATTACAGATGGTAG
- the rpsL gene encoding 30S ribosomal protein S12 — protein MPTISQIIRLGREKFKNRSKSPALKSCPQRRGVCLQVKTQTPKKPNSALRKVARVRLTNSVEVTSYIPGVGHNLQEHSIVLVRGGRVKDLPGVRYHIVRGVLDTAGVVDRKKSRSKYGAKRPKVKAVAGKGA, from the coding sequence ATGCCGACGATAAGCCAGATCATAAGATTAGGAAGAGAGAAGTTCAAGAACAGGAGCAAATCACCCGCCCTGAAGAGCTGTCCTCAAAGGCGCGGTGTTTGCCTCCAGGTAAAGACCCAGACGCCCAAGAAGCCGAATTCGGCTTTGCGGAAAGTCGCCAGGGTCAGGTTAACGAACAGCGTCGAGGTCACTTCATACATTCCCGGCGTGGGGCATAATCTTCAGGAACACTCGATAGTTCTTGTGCGCGGCGGAAGGGTAAAGGATCTGCCGGGAGTCAGATATCACATCGTAAGAGGCGTATTGGATACCGCGGGTGTTGTGGACCGAAAGAAGTCCAGGTCGAAATACGGAGCAAAGCGCCCGAAGGTGAAAGCGGTCGCAGGGAAAGGAGCCTAA